The Candidatus Peregrinibacteria bacterium sequence TCGAGGAAATAGAATTTGAAATTCATCCATCTGACGTACGTGTCGATGTATTTCGTTCATCGGGTCCGGGTGGACAATCAGTAAACACCACCGATTCCGCAGTCAGACTCACGCATATTCCCACAGGCGTGACGGTAAGTTGCCAAGATGAGAAATCTCAGCTCAAGAATAAAACGAAAGCATTTCGCATTCTTCGTGCGCGCCTTCATCAAGCGGCAGAAGAGAAGCGGATGAAGGAAGAAGGAGAGAAGCGTCTTGCGCAAATTGGTTCTGGAGATCGAAGCGAAAAAATCCGTACCTATAATTTCCCGCAAGATCGCGTGACGGATCATCGCATTCATGAGAATTTCTCAAACATTCCCGCGATTATGGATGGAGATTTTGACGATATTGTTCATGCGCTTACCGAGGCGGAAAACTTGGAGAGGCTGAAGGGAAGCGGGGGAAAGTGAATGGTCGATGTGAAAATTCAGTGTATTCACCAAAAACAGGAATACATTTTTTAGAAGGTACTCCTGTTTCATGGTAATAAACTCTTTTTCTTAATAACAATTATTTAAGTATCGTACAAATTCAGAATTGGCAATGTCTTTTTCTGTTGATGTATTACAGATAGAAAAGCTTTCGGTTTTACCGTTAGTAAATGTAATCACAGCAGTGTTCCCTTTCGGTGCCTCAAAACTTACAACTTTTGTATTGTTGTCTTTCATATACGTAGTTATTCCTTTAAAAGCTTCTTCTCCAAGAGCTTTTTTAATTACAGACATAAAATAGTTTTGATGCCCCGACTCTCTTCTTTCTACAGCGCCACCAAAGTAAGAAAGTACTTTATTGTTTATAAATGCTTTTATTTGTGTCGGAGTGAAAGAACTTAAAGACCTTTTCTGGGTGGTGGAAGCATCTCGAGGGGATTCAGGAAAATACTTTCGTTCCATAACACCAGGACCTTCCTGCATATCTCTGAAAAGAATTCTTAATATTGGCACTTGCCTACCGTCTTCAACTTCAACTCCAAGACTAACTCCGAAAGGATCTCCTGTAAACATTCCAGCTTCGCTCAATCTGTCTTCTAAAAGACCAAGTCGTTCTTGTCCGATTGCCACTTTTATTTTTGCAGCTGTCTCATCATCAATAGTTCCTGATTTTTCCTTTAAACTCGCGATTATTTCTGGAGAATCGTTTCCTGTTGTCATTTCGAGCATTGCTTGCAAAAGATTTTTTTGTATTTCCTCTTCACGAAGACTTGGTTGATTGCAATAGGAAGAACCGTAAGAAATCCAATTTGAATCGCAAGGATTTACAGCTGTCGCAGTGGCAGAAGGAGGATTGTTATTTTCTGTGTTTTCTTGATGAGTACAAGCAGTAACTAAAGACGCAATCATAAGGAGAAGGGCTATTCGAGAACTCAGCATCGCTCTTGGAAGTTGTACAGAAGCGGCGGAAAAGAACTGGTCTGCCTCCTGAGGAGAAGCTTGAACCTTCGTTGCTCGAGGCATTGCACTTGGAGATTGCAGAGGGACAGAGAAGACCTGGGAGGCATTCGGAGTCGAACTCCATGCCAAGTTTGCTCCTCTGGAGTTCGCTTGTGCTGCACGATCACGATAAGGATCTTTGTTATTATCAAGAGACGCTCTAGCGTTATATGGCGACGTATGCGGAATTTTTGGAGTATTTTCCGAAGGTCGAGAGTAGGAATGAGTAGGAAATTGTCTGTAGTTCTGGTTTCTCATAAATTTACACTATAAAAAGTACGGCATAATAGAATACAAATTTTATCTTGTCAATAGAAAATAATTGTTTTTCTCATACTTTATTGTGGAAATGGGAGATTTTCTGAAAAAATACATCCAGAAAATAATCTAAAATCTAGAATCCAAAATTTAAAATTAATTCCCATGTTTCTCGTTTTTGAAGGTCTCGACGGCAGCGGCTCTACCACGCAAGCAAAACTTCTTGCAGAAAAATTGCGAGCACTCGGAAAAAAAGTCATCCATACGTCCGAACCGACGGATAACGCCGCTGGAAAACTCATTCGTGATGCACTTCAGGGAAAGTGGAAAATTTCGCCAGAAGGCTTGCAACTCCTTTTTTGTGCAGACAGGGCACATCATCTCGAACAAGAAATTCTGCCAGCGTTGAATTCGGACAATATCGTCATTTGTGATCGATATATTTGGAGTACTCTTGCTTATGGTTCCCTGAACACTGATTCTAAATGGCTTCAGGAGCTCAACAAACATTTTCTCAAGCCAGATTTTACGTTTCTTCTTCAGGTTCCTCCCAAAATTTGCCTCGAACGCATTCACAAAAGAGGTCTTCCAAATGAGCTTTTTGAAGAAGAACAGAAACTCAAGAAGGTTTGGGAAACTTATGAAGAACTCGTAATCTTTGAAAAAAACTCGATTGCTCTTGATGGCGAAAGAAAAGAAGAAGAAATTTTAGATGAAGCCTTGGCAATTCTTCGGAAAAAATTTCCTGATGAGTTTTCGGGATAATTTGTGTTTTAAAAGGCGCGACGGCGCCGTCGCGCCTTCTGTCGTTTTCAATAACAAATGGTCATTTCTCTCAAAATCGTATAAACTCTCTGCGCCATGTTATCTTCATCTCATGACCGCCATTCTTCTCGACGGGAAAAAAACTTCGGAAAAACTCCTTGTGGAAGCTGCAAAAAAAATAAAAACGTTTCCAAAAAAATTAAAACTCGTGGTTGTTATGGTTGGGGCTGATCCGGCAAGTCGTGTATATGTACGAAAAAAGCTTGAGGCGTGTCAAAATGTGGGAATTATTTCTGAAAAAGTAGAGTATCCCGAAAGCGTTTCTGAGAAGGAACTTCTCGGGAAAATTCGCGAACTTAATTCGGATGACTCTGTAACAGGGATGATTGTCCAACTCCCATTGCCAAAACACATTTCCACACCGCAGGTTATTCGGGAGATTAATCCCCACAAAGATGTGGATGGATTTCATGCCTATAATCTCGGAAAAATGTTTCTGTCTCCTGAATTCGAGGATCTTCCGCCTGCAACGCCGGGAGGAATCATTCTTTTTCTGGAGGAATATAACATTTCTGTATCAGGAATGAATGTGGTGGTTATTGGCAAATCAAATATTGTGGGAAAACCGATTGCAATTATGCTTCTCAACCGTGAGGCAACGGTGACCGTTTGCCATCGTCATACAAAAAATTTGGCAGAACATACGAAAAATGCAGATATCGTTATCGTTGCCGCTGGAAAGCCAAATTTACTTACAGCTGATATGATTCGAGAAGGGGCAATCGTCATAGATGTGGGGACGAATCATCTTGAAAATGGAAAACTTGTGGGAGATGTCGATTTTGAAAATGTTGCCAAAAAGGCAAAATATATCACTCCAGTTCCCGGTGGAGTTGGTCCGATGACGGTGGCAAAGTTGATACTAAATACCATTCGGGCGTACGAGAGAAGTACAAAGTAAAAAGTACAAAACACAAAATAAAAAGCAATTTTTGAATATTCTATGTTTTTTGTACTTTGTATTTTGTACTTTGTACTCGCTTGACTCCTTCCTCACACTTTCCTACAATTCCTCCGCTCATTACGACCTTGCGGGCATAGCTTAGTTGGTAAAGTCTCGGCCTTCCAAGCCGATTACACGGGTTCGAATCCCGTTGCCCGCTCCATCTTTTTGAAAAAGAGGTTTTTTGAGCGAAGAAGACTAGTACCTCAGGTTTAGAACTTGGCATAGAAAAATGGTGTTCCCGGTGCGACTCGAACGCGCGACCTTCAGGTCCGCAACCTGACGCTCTATCCAACTGAGCTACGGGAACAAAATCAATTACGAATTCCAAATTAATTCTGGCGTATAATACTAAATTTCACAAAAAGCACAATTTATTTCATCGGAATAAGCCAATTATTCCTGTTTTTTCTTTATGTCCTGAAGGAGTTCTAAAGTTGCCTGAACAGAAGGATTTTCCGTATTGTCGAGTGTTACTCGGTCTTTATATTTTTCTAGGATAGGAGTCAAAAATTCATCCGCCCAAGAAGGACCAAGTACCAAAACTTCATCAAAATCTATTCTGATACGTGTATCGAGATTTATATTCCTCAAAATTGGCTGAAAAGCTGCAAAAGCTTCTTTTCCTGCGGGTCTTGAAGTAAGAGTAGTCCCAAATTTTTTTAATTGTATGATCAGCATATTTATGAAGTATGAAATTGTATCAGCGCTATACATCCATGAACTCCGGGGATTTTTTCTGAAATGGAGAGTTCTTGATCTCCCTGCTGGAGAAAGACCTGAGCATCCCCTGTTTCGAGTATGAGTGAAAGAGCCTGAGCGCTAACAACTTTCCGCACATATTTGAGTCCGATTCCTCTTGATTCAGGCGCACGTCCTGAGATTATCTCCGTAAAAGCTACTTGAAGTGCTTCAGTATGAGTTTGAAGCTCAGGTTTTACTCTTTGCAGTGTTTTTAATATGCCCTGTCCTCTATCGGCGAGAACAATATATCCCTTTTTGAGATTATAACCAAAAAAAATACCCGGAAGATCTCTCCAGTTTCCCAAATTATGATCGAAAGAATTATTTCCTATTTCTCCCGCAATAGCGACAATGAGGGAAAAAGGAGAAGAAAGATTTTCAGTTTTAATAAGCGCATTTTGCATGTGAACAAGTCTGCTTTGAAAAATATCACTTGTGGGACAGTATAACGAAGATTCTGGCTCTACACCTTTTTTTCTCTGAACCCATTTTTCAGCAAGAGGGAATAAGTCTTTTCCAAATAGGTCGATATCCTGTTCAAAATAATACCGATGACTTTTTTCTGAAACTCGAAATGAAGGAAAAATTCCGTTCTTGTCCCATCTGCGGAGTGTCTTGATAGATACTCCAAGCCTCCTTGAGGCTTCGCTAATAGTGATAACTTTTTTCATAATTTAAGCTTCGTAAAAACTTGTCTATAATCTGCCCAAATTTTATTAAATCTACCCAAAAAAGTAAATGAAATTTAGAAACCTTTTCAAATAAATCAACAAATATTAGAAGAATGAAATTCCACTTCTAATTATACGAATAATACATCTGGTAGCGCCAAGGGGAATCGAACCCCTGTTACCAGGATGAAAACCTAGCGTCCTAACCACTAGACGATGGCGCCATGCGAGAGAAAAGTTAATAGGAAAAGAGCTGATTATGCAAGAAGGATTTGAAAGAATAAAGAGAATGGTCTTTGCCCCTCGACAAGCTCGGGGCATTCGACTCGTATATTTTTCTGAAAGAAAAACTGGCCGAAGGCCATGAGCGAGTCCGCTTTAGCGGACGAGTCGAATGGTGGGTGAGGCGGGGATTGAACCCGCGGCCAACTCCGCTAAAGCGGAGCTGCTCTACCATGATATAAGTGTATCCATCTTTCAATATGCCCCCCTTTCTTGGTATTCCTTTCAAGAGTTCTGGCTTCCTCGAGAGTTTTTATTTCTTGAACATATTAGGATATATACAAATGGCATGTAAATGAACAAAATTTTGGTGGGTGAGGCGGGGATTGAACCCGCGGCCAATAGCTTAAAAGGCTACTGCTCTACCACTGAGCTACTCACCCACAAAAAAGCCATGAGAGTGTATACGAATTCTGAGTCCATCGCAATTTTTTTTGAGCTATTCCTCCCCTCTTGCAAAAAGACTTGAAAAAGTAAAAACAACTGCTGGGAGCGCGAACCATAAACTATAGTTCTCGACCATAGTTCTCACAAGAGACGATTGCTCGGCTATGGAAACAATGGGGCTTTCTGCAAGTACTGCTGATGCTCCCAAAATACTCACTCCTGATATGTATACGAGAATAGTGCTGATCGTAAGAGCGGCACTCATGATTCCATATGCTCCCGTGAGAAAGAGAGAAATAAATTTTGACTGATCTTGATGCAATTCAATGTGAAATGCTCCGCGAGTAGTTAAGAGAACGGTAAGAAAGACGAAAATCGAAATTTTGAGGAGAATAAATCCAGTGCTATCCGTTTGGACCACAAGAACCTTAAGAACTGGATCTGCGCCAAAAAAGTACGTTTGGAGAAGATTCCCAGCTCCATCTGCCGCAAGTATGGCCATGTAAGAACTGAGTATTACCTTCATGGTCTGGCTTTTTCCAATTACAAAACTGTACGCGACAATGATGAGGAAAAAGACACCAATAAAGAGATTCCAGGAGAGAGTGACGTCCATGTGAGCAGAGGAAAAGAACCTTTTCTTTTTCTGGGCGAAATTGTATCACTCATGTCGAGAAGAGAACAACAGGTTTTCTGCGAAGCATTTTTCTGCGAAACATATGCGCAATTTTTTATAAATGTGAGAATCACAGTACCTTCAGTCTCTCCGTTGCTTCTTCTATTTCTTCCATGGTGGGCATCAGGGCAAAACGGACATATCCATTCCCTGGATTAACGCCACCAGTGCATTCATCAGAAATCAGGCTTCCGGGAGTAACCACAATCGCAATATTTGGATCGAGGAGTTTTTCTGCAAATTCCACATCGCTCATCCCGCTCGGAACTTTTTGCCAAATGTAAAATGTTGCATCAGGTTCAGCAACATCAAGTCTCATATTTCGAAGTGCTTTCGTGAGGATATTTCGTTTTTTGAAATACATTTTTCTCATACTCTCAACATGATCATCATCTTTCAGCGCGAGAATTCCGGCTTCCTGCATAATTGATGGCGTTCCAGAATCAATGTGAGTTTTCAGGTTTTTATAGATGCTGATAATACGTGCATCGCCACACATAAATCCGACACGATAACCGGTCATATTATTTCTTTTGCTGAGTGAATAAAACGCCACGATTCCCTCACGCGCCACTTCTAAAATCGAAATTGGTTTTTTTTCAAAATAAATGTCGATATAGCATCCTTCATCTGCCGCAATGATGATGTCGTGTTTTTTTGCCCAAGCAATAAGTGCTTGATAATAAGTTCTCTCGGCAATAGCGCCCGTGGGAGAATTCGGATAATTGATCCAAATGATTTTCGCTTTCTGACAGATTTCTTCTGGGATCGATTCATAATTGATAAGAAATTTATTGTGTGCGAGCAGCGGAACAAAATACGGCTCTCCTCCAGCAAGAATTGTCCCCGTTTTGTATGGAGGATATCCAGGGGAAGGGCAAATCACGATATCACCGGGATTCAAAAATGCGAGTGGGAAATTAAAAACTGACTCTTTGGAACCAATACTGGAGCAAATTTCTGTTTCTGGATCGAGCTCGACTTGAAAACGCCTCTTCATATATTCCACTGCTGCTTCACGAAAATTTTGATTTCCGGTATAAAATGGATATCCAGTTCGAGCATGTTTTTCTCCAAACTTTTGAAGATTTTGAATCACAAAGTCGGGAGTTGGTTCTGTCGGGTCTCCAACTCCAAAATCTATCGGAGACTTCGCTGTGCCTTTTTGTGCAGCTTTTTTCAGTGCAGCAACTTTTTTATTGATCTCCGCGAAAGCGTAGGGCTTAATATTTTGCAGACGATCAGAACGAGCTAGAAGCATAAGAAGATTTTAGATTTTAAATTTTGGATTTTAGATTCATGGAAAATAAGAATCTAAAATTTCGAATCATTCGAAGTTCAAAGTCGCAAATAAATCTTCAATTGTTTCCGATCTCCTAATCTGGCGAAATTTTCCGTCAGTTTGGAGAAGATATTCAGCATGTTTCATCCGACCATTATAATTGTGTCCCATAGCATAAGCGTGTGCTCCACAATTATGAATTACGACAACATCTCCAATATTTGAAATTGGAAGAATACGATCTTGAGCGAATTGATCATTATTTTCACAAATTCTTCCGACCACGGAAACTTTTTCTTCCGAAGACGTAGAATTCAAGACAGAAATATGATGATATGCTCCATAAATCGATGGTCTTGGCATATCGTTGCTACTCGCATCAATTCCCACAAAGGTCTTGTAACTTTCCTTGCGAAGAAGTATTCGAGAAATGAGCCACCCCGCATCAGCGGTAATGTACCTCCCCGGTTCTGCCATAAGCCGTGGCTGTTTCAGCGAATATTTTTCACAAGAATCCGTAATAACCTTGTGAATTTCTTTTGCGATTGCATTCATATCAAGACTTTTTTCCTCAGGCGCATAAGGAACTCCAAATCCTCCGCCAATATTCATAAATTCTATTTCGATCCCAGTTTGTGAATGTATTTCTGCCACGACTTCAAACAATTTTTGTACGACTTTTGGAAAATGTGAGGCATCAAGAATATTACTTCCCGTCATCATATGAATTCCGAATTTCTGAATTCCTAATTTTTTGGCTGCAGAATAAGCCTCTGCCGCTTTTTCAAATGGCATTCCAAATTTTGCATCTGGACCAGCCACTACAAGACTTTTCATTCCCCCATTTCCAATTCCTGGATTTATTCGAAATGAAAGCGTTTCTGGAACGCCGATTTTTTCAAGAAATGGAATCATGCTGATATCATCGAGATTGAGCACAAGTCCCTGTTTTTTCGCATATTCCAATTCTTCAGGAGGAGTATAATTTCCGGTGTACATTCCGTGAGCATTCAGTTTTTTAGCGAGAAACACTTCCGATGGACTTGAAGTATCAAGATAAAATCCTTCTTCGAGAATAATTTTGAGAATTTCAGGATTTGGATTCGCTTTTACCGCATAAAAAGGCTGAAAATCTGGGAAATATTCACGAAATGCTTCTCTGTACCTTCGACAATTTTCCCGGATTTTCGCTTCTGAATAGAGAAAAAATGGTGTTTTAAACTGCTCAGCAGCGGTCAGAATTTCATTTTTTGGAAGGCGAAGAACATGAGGGTTCATATGATCAAATGAGGGAATAAGAATGCATCATTGTATCAAGAATTTTTTGAGATTCTTCACTTGGTTCACACATCGGCAGTCGGTATTGTAATTCACAAAGCCCTATTTTTGATACTACATATTTCACGGGAATCGGATTTGTCTCAAGAAAGAGTTTTCCGAACATATCTCGCAAATACGTATCGATTTTTTCCGCTTCTTCGAAGTTTCCCGAAAGAGCACAGTTCACCATTTCTGAAATTTCTTTTGGAACAATGTTACTCGCAACAGAAATAACACCATCGCCGCCCATTTTCATGACTTCAAGAGTGAGTCCATCATCACCAGAAAGAACGGTAAAATCGTCCGGACGGTTTTTAATCACTTCGCGAATTTGGTCGAGATCTCCGCTCGCTTCTTTTACTCCTTGGATCATTTCGTGCTCAGCAATCACCATCAGTGTTTCGGTCGACATATTCACTCCAGTTCTTCCTTTGATATTGTAGACAATAATGGGAAGTCCAACATTTGCGACTTCCAAAAAATGTCTTCGGAGTCCTTCTTGAGTCGGTTTATTATAATATGGACACACGACGAGACAGCAATCCGCTCCGGCTTTTTTGGCAAATTCTGTGTGGAGAATGGCTTCGTGAGTTGAGTTGCTCCCAGTTCCCGCCATTACCAGGACTTTTCCATGGGCTTCTTCCTCACAGATTTCGAAGACATTTGGATCTTCATGAATGCCATTCGTGGTAGGAGATTCTCCAGTGGTACCAAGCGGAACAATTCCAGTGACACCATTTGCAATTTGTCTTTTTACGAGCTTTCGAAGAGCTTCTTCATCAATACTTCCGTTCTTTTGGAAAGGAGTGATAAGAGCAGTCCATGTGCCGGCGTATGTTCGTGTGTTCATGGGAAGAGATAAAAAAATTTTAAATTTTGAATTCTGAATTTTGAATTACATTTGAAATTATAAAGAGTTCACGGGTGAAATAAGGCTGGAGTGAAGGAGAAAAATCCTCTCTAAAAAATTTAAAATTTATAATTTAAAATTCAAAATTTCTCTGAGGTAGTCCTCCATCTCAAAATATCCCTTCTTTCCCTGAAGCCATTCAGCAGCTTTCACGGCGCCGAGTGCATATCCATCACGGTTTCGCGCTTCATGAGTAATGAGAATTTTATCCGCGGCAGAATCGAATCCAATTGTGTGTGCAAAATTCACCACTCCTCCACGAACAGAAGAGAAATGAATTTCGTCATCTTCACGGCGACGATCGAGTTTTTCCTCCACAATAGATTTTTTTCTGGGAATATTTTCCAAGAGAATTTTTTCCAAAGTTTTTGTTGTTCCAGAAGGCGAATCCGATTTATTACAATGATGAATTTCATGTCCCCAAATATCATACTCATCAAAAGCACCTATTAGTTTTGCAGTCTCAGCAATGATGCGAAAATAGAGATGTATTCCAAGAGAAAAGTTCGAAGACCAGAGAAATCCTATTTTTCCAGATTCAATTTGTTTTCGAATTTCTGGAAGTTTTTCATACCACCCCGTGGTTCCTACAAGAAGGCTTACTTCTGACTTAAGGCAGATTTTAATATTTTTCTGAACTGCAAAACCGTGAGAAAAATCGAGTACGAGGTTAATTCCCAAAAGTGCTTCGGGGATAATTTCCCGAAAATTTGCTTCCGGCGCATTTGGATCTATAATCGCTGAAACAATGTGTCCTCTCTCAAGAGCAATCCGATGAATCGATTTTCCCATTGAGCCGTAACCAAGAAGTGCAATGTTCATAGAAAAATAAAAAATCAAAAAAAAGAAAAATTTAAGTTTTTTATTTCAAAAATAATTCTGCAATTTTTACCGCATTGAGAGCGGCTCCTCTGAGAAGCTGATCTCCAGAAATAAAAAATTCGAGTCCATGATCGCCAAATATGAGATTTTGCCGAATTCGTCCAACTTCCACATCATGTTTTCCGGAAGCATGAATTGGCATCGGATAGATATTCTGTTTCGGATCGTCACGAAGAACGACTCCAGGAGTTTTCTCAAGAATTTTCCGAGCGGAATTGGGATCAATTTGATGTTCAGTTTCAATGACGATGGATTCACTGTGAGCGCGAAGAGTAGGAATACGAACTGCAGTACAGGAAATTTTCAAGGATTCATCTCCAAAAATTTTGCAAAGTTCCCATGCAACTTTCATTTCTTCTTTCGTGTAGCCATTTTCCTGAAAACTATCAATGTGAGGAATGATATTAAATGCAATTTGATGTGAAAAATATCTACCCTGAACAGGATTTTCTTGAATTTTTTCAAAATCACCTTTGCAATGATCGAGCACGGTCTTTGTTTGATCAATAAGTTCCTGCATTCCTTTTGCTCCAGCTCCAGACGTTGCTTGATATGTACTCATAAGAATTTTTTTGAGTCCAAATTTTTGATGAAGTGGCCAAAGGACCATTGCGGCAATTGCAGTCGTACAATTCGGATTGCTGATGACTCCAGAGTGATGTTTTGCGAATTTTGAGTTAATTTCGGGAATTACGAGTGGAACATCATTTTCGTATCGAAATGCAGAAGAGTTGTCGATCATGAGGCAATTCTTTTGAATGACTTTTTCTCTCCACATTTTACTCACGTCGTTTCCAGCGGAAAAAAGAGCGATATCGCTCTCCTCGAAAATTTCTTCTGAAAGTGTCTCGAGTGGCAATCCTCCAAATGGAGTTTCTATCATTTTCCCCACAGATTTTTCCGAAGCTATGAGTCGGAGTTTCCCCACCGGAAAATGAAGTTGGTGAAGGCAGGAAATCATTTCATGTCCAACTGCTCCCGTGGCGCCAACAATAACTATATTTTTTGAATTCATGATTTTGTAAAAAATGCAGAAAAAACTTTTTTTGCAACTTCGGACGCTTCAGATTCATTCACGAGAAATGTTACGTTTCTCTGAGATGCTCCTTGAGAGACCATGCGAATAACGTGGTCCGAAACGACAGAAAATAGGCGCGATAAAATTCCCTTCCCAGTGCCAATGCCATTTCCCACAAGACAAACAATCGCCATATTTGGAAGAATATCCACGCTCGAAAATTTTGCCAGATCTTTCAGAATGTCATCTGGGAGAGAACTGTCTACAGTTAAAGACACGCTTACTTCAGAAGTCGCAACTACGTCGACAATTACTTCATATTCTGCGAATACCTCAAATATTTTGGCTAAAAATCCATGGGCATTGAGCATTCCCGCAGAACAAATCGTAATAATAGAAATTCCTTTTTTGTACGTAACTGATTTTATGGAATCAATTTTTTTGTGAGTAATGATTGTTCCCGCTGCTTCTGGATGAAATGTATTCAAAATTCGAACAGGAATATTTTTTTGAATTGCAGGAATAATAGTTTTTGGATGAAGCACTTTTGCTCCGAAATATGCAAGTTCTCCCGCTTCTTCAAAAGAAAGACTTTGAAGCGGATGGGCTTTTGGGATATTTCTCGGATCTGCATTAAAAATTCCATCCACATCTGTCCAAATCTGGAGCTCATCTGCGTTCATTGCTGCGGCGAGAATTGCACCAGAGTAGTCACTTCCGCCACGTCCGAGAGTGCTCCGTTGCCCACTTCGTGATTGTCCAAGAAAACCAGTGACCACAGGAAGTATCTCCTCAGAAAGTATCGGGTTTATAACAGCTTCAATTGTGGAATTCGTTTTCAAAAAATCTACATTCGCTTCGCCAAAATTGTCATCAGTAAAAATAATGTCAAAACTGTCTATAGGTTTCGACAAAATTCCGCGTTTTTCGAGGAGAGCCGAAAGAATGATACTGCTCATTCTCTCCCCAAAGGACAATAATTTATCTTTAGAACTCAGAGACAATTCTCCAAGCATGTGAATTCCCTGAAGGAGTTTTTGCATTTCCGT is a genomic window containing:
- the tmk gene encoding dTMP kinase is translated as MFLVFEGLDGSGSTTQAKLLAEKLRALGKKVIHTSEPTDNAAGKLIRDALQGKWKISPEGLQLLFCADRAHHLEQEILPALNSDNIVICDRYIWSTLAYGSLNTDSKWLQELNKHFLKPDFTFLLQVPPKICLERIHKRGLPNELFEEEQKLKKVWETYEELVIFEKNSIALDGERKEEEILDEALAILRKKFPDEFSG
- a CDS encoding bifunctional 5,10-methylenetetrahydrofolate dehydrogenase/5,10-methenyltetrahydrofolate cyclohydrolase; its protein translation is MTAILLDGKKTSEKLLVEAAKKIKTFPKKLKLVVVMVGADPASRVYVRKKLEACQNVGIISEKVEYPESVSEKELLGKIRELNSDDSVTGMIVQLPLPKHISTPQVIREINPHKDVDGFHAYNLGKMFLSPEFEDLPPATPGGIILFLEEYNISVSGMNVVVIGKSNIVGKPIAIMLLNREATVTVCHRHTKNLAEHTKNADIVIVAAGKPNLLTADMIREGAIVIDVGTNHLENGKLVGDVDFENVAKKAKYITPVPGGVGPMTVAKLILNTIRAYERSTK
- a CDS encoding DUF4325 domain-containing protein — its product is MLIIQLKKFGTTLTSRPAGKEAFAAFQPILRNINLDTRIRIDFDEVLVLGPSWADEFLTPILEKYKDRVTLDNTENPSVQATLELLQDIKKKQE
- a CDS encoding MerR family DNA-binding transcriptional regulator, with the translated sequence MKKVITISEASRRLGVSIKTLRRWDKNGIFPSFRVSEKSHRYYFEQDIDLFGKDLFPLAEKWVQRKKGVEPESSLYCPTSDIFQSRLVHMQNALIKTENLSSPFSLIVAIAGEIGNNSFDHNLGNWRDLPGIFFGYNLKKGYIVLADRGQGILKTLQRVKPELQTHTEALQVAFTEIISGRAPESRGIGLKYVRKVVSAQALSLILETGDAQVFLQQGDQELSISEKIPGVHGCIALIQFHTS
- a CDS encoding aminotransferase class I/II-fold pyridoxal phosphate-dependent enzyme; this encodes MLLARSDRLQNIKPYAFAEINKKVAALKKAAQKGTAKSPIDFGVGDPTEPTPDFVIQNLQKFGEKHARTGYPFYTGNQNFREAAVEYMKRRFQVELDPETEICSSIGSKESVFNFPLAFLNPGDIVICPSPGYPPYKTGTILAGGEPYFVPLLAHNKFLINYESIPEEICQKAKIIWINYPNSPTGAIAERTYYQALIAWAKKHDIIIAADEGCYIDIYFEKKPISILEVAREGIVAFYSLSKRNNMTGYRVGFMCGDARIISIYKNLKTHIDSGTPSIMQEAGILALKDDDHVESMRKMYFKKRNILTKALRNMRLDVAEPDATFYIWQKVPSGMSDVEFAEKLLDPNIAIVVTPGSLISDECTGGVNPGNGYVRFALMPTMEEIEEATERLKVL
- the lysA gene encoding diaminopimelate decarboxylase; this translates as MNPHVLRLPKNEILTAAEQFKTPFFLYSEAKIRENCRRYREAFREYFPDFQPFYAVKANPNPEILKIILEEGFYLDTSSPSEVFLAKKLNAHGMYTGNYTPPEELEYAKKQGLVLNLDDISMIPFLEKIGVPETLSFRINPGIGNGGMKSLVVAGPDAKFGMPFEKAAEAYSAAKKLGIQKFGIHMMTGSNILDASHFPKVVQKLFEVVAEIHSQTGIEIEFMNIGGGFGVPYAPEEKSLDMNAIAKEIHKVITDSCEKYSLKQPRLMAEPGRYITADAGWLISRILLRKESYKTFVGIDASSNDMPRPSIYGAYHHISVLNSTSSEEKVSVVGRICENNDQFAQDRILPISNIGDVVVIHNCGAHAYAMGHNYNGRMKHAEYLLQTDGKFRQIRRSETIEDLFATLNFE
- a CDS encoding 4-hydroxy-tetrahydrodipicolinate synthase, producing the protein MNTRTYAGTWTALITPFQKNGSIDEEALRKLVKRQIANGVTGIVPLGTTGESPTTNGIHEDPNVFEICEEEAHGKVLVMAGTGSNSTHEAILHTEFAKKAGADCCLVVCPYYNKPTQEGLRRHFLEVANVGLPIIVYNIKGRTGVNMSTETLMVIAEHEMIQGVKEASGDLDQIREVIKNRPDDFTVLSGDDGLTLEVMKMGGDGVISVASNIVPKEISEMVNCALSGNFEEAEKIDTYLRDMFGKLFLETNPIPVKYVVSKIGLCELQYRLPMCEPSEESQKILDTMMHSYSLI
- the dapB gene encoding 4-hydroxy-tetrahydrodipicolinate reductase, coding for MNIALLGYGSMGKSIHRIALERGHIVSAIIDPNAPEANFREIIPEALLGINLVLDFSHGFAVQKNIKICLKSEVSLLVGTTGWYEKLPEIRKQIESGKIGFLWSSNFSLGIHLYFRIIAETAKLIGAFDEYDIWGHEIHHCNKSDSPSGTTKTLEKILLENIPRKKSIVEEKLDRRREDDEIHFSSVRGGVVNFAHTIGFDSAADKILITHEARNRDGYALGAVKAAEWLQGKKGYFEMEDYLREILNFKL
- a CDS encoding aspartate-semialdehyde dehydrogenase; this translates as MNSKNIVIVGATGAVGHEMISCLHQLHFPVGKLRLIASEKSVGKMIETPFGGLPLETLSEEIFEESDIALFSAGNDVSKMWREKVIQKNCLMIDNSSAFRYENDVPLVIPEINSKFAKHHSGVISNPNCTTAIAAMVLWPLHQKFGLKKILMSTYQATSGAGAKGMQELIDQTKTVLDHCKGDFEKIQENPVQGRYFSHQIAFNIIPHIDSFQENGYTKEEMKVAWELCKIFGDESLKISCTAVRIPTLRAHSESIVIETEHQIDPNSARKILEKTPGVVLRDDPKQNIYPMPIHASGKHDVEVGRIRQNLIFGDHGLEFFISGDQLLRGAALNAVKIAELFLK